The Garra rufa chromosome 18, GarRuf1.0, whole genome shotgun sequence genome window below encodes:
- the lzic gene encoding protein LZIC codes for MASRGASETSKLRQNMEEQLDRLMQQLQDLEECREELEEEEYEETKKETLEQLSEFNESLKKLMSGNMTLVDELGGMQLAIQAAISQAFKTPEVIRLFAKKQPGQLRTRLAEMDRDVMVGKLPRDVYTQQKVEILTALRKLGEKLTTEDEAFLAANASATLSHFEKVTASLGSEDKIMALASSGVGKTST; via the exons ATGGCTTCTCGAGGGGCATCAGAAACAAGCAAACTAAGGCAAAACATGGAAGAACAGCTGGACCGGTTAATGCAACAGCTGCAGGATTTAGAGGAGTGCAG AGAAGAGCTTGAAGAAGAGGAATATGAAGAAACCAAAAAAGAGACACTGGAACAGTTGAGCGAGTTCAATGAGTCTTTGAAGAAGTTGATGTCTGGGAATATGACACTAGTTGATGAACTGGGGGGAATGCAACTG GCGATCCAAGCTGCCATCAGCCAGGCATTCAAGACCCCTGAAGTCATTCGGCTGTTTGCTAAAAAGCAGCCAGGGCAACTGAGGACAAGACTGGCTGAG ATGGACCGTGATGTGATGGTTGGAAAGCTTCCTCGGGACGTGTACACTCAGCAGAAAGTGGAGATCCTCACGGCTCTGAGAAAACTTGGCGAGAAG CTGACAACAGAGGATGAAGCTTTTCTTGCTGCAAATGCTAGTGCCACTCTGAGCCATTTTGAGAAGGTGACTGCAAGCCTGG GATCTGAAGATAAGATAATGGCATTGGCCAGTTCTGGAGTTGGGAAGACCTCAACATAA